In a genomic window of Mageeibacillus indolicus UPII9-5:
- the xylA gene encoding xylose isomerase: MKFFENVPKVKYEGSKSTNPFAFKYYNPEAVIAGKKMKDHLKFAMSWWHTMTATGQDQFGSGTMSRIYDGQTEPLALAKARVDAAFDFMEKLNIEYFCFHDADLAPEGNSLQERNENLQEMVSYLKQKMAGTSIKLLWGTSNCFSNPRFMHGAATSCEADVFAWTATQLKNAIDATIALGGKGYVFWGGREGYETLLNTDVGLEMDNYARMLKMAVAYAHSKGYTGDFYIEPKPKEPTKHQYDFDVATCVAFLEKYDLMRDFKVNIEANHATLAGHTFQHELRMARTFGVFGSVDANQGDSNLGWDTDQFPGNIYDTTLAMYEILKAGGFTNGGLNFDAKVRRPSFTPEDIAYAYILGMDTFALGLIKAQQLIEDGRIDRFVAEKYASYKSGIGAEILSGKTGLPELEAYALKKGEPKLYSGRQEYLESVVNNVIFNGNL, from the coding sequence ATGAAATTTTTTGAAAATGTCCCTAAGGTAAAATATGAGGGAAGCAAGTCTACCAACCCGTTTGCATTTAAGTATTACAATCCTGAAGCGGTGATTGCCGGTAAAAAAATGAAGGATCACCTGAAATTCGCGATGTCCTGGTGGCACACCATGACGGCGACCGGGCAAGACCAGTTCGGTTCGGGGACGATGAGCCGAATATATGACGGGCAAACTGAACCGCTGGCCTTGGCCAAAGCCCGAGTGGATGCGGCTTTCGATTTCATGGAAAAATTAAATATCGAATATTTTTGTTTTCATGATGCCGACTTGGCTCCAGAAGGTAACAGTTTGCAGGAACGCAACGAAAATTTGCAGGAAATGGTGTCTTACCTGAAACAAAAGATGGCCGGAACTTCGATTAAGCTTTTATGGGGAACCTCGAATTGTTTCAGCAACCCTCGTTTTATGCACGGGGCAGCCACATCTTGCGAAGCGGATGTGTTTGCTTGGACCGCCACTCAGTTGAAAAATGCCATCGATGCTACCATCGCGCTTGGCGGTAAAGGCTATGTTTTCTGGGGCGGCCGGGAAGGCTATGAAACCTTGCTGAACACTGATGTCGGCCTGGAGATGGATAATTATGCAAGAATGCTGAAAATGGCGGTTGCATATGCGCATTCTAAAGGTTATACGGGTGACTTTTATATTGAACCTAAGCCAAAAGAACCCACTAAACATCAATATGATTTCGATGTCGCCACTTGCGTTGCTTTCCTTGAAAAATACGATTTGATGCGTGATTTTAAAGTAAACATTGAGGCTAATCACGCTACTTTGGCCGGTCATACTTTCCAACATGAGTTACGCATGGCGCGTACCTTCGGGGTATTCGGCTCGGTTGATGCCAATCAGGGCGACAGCAATCTGGGCTGGGATACCGATCAGTTCCCGGGCAATATTTATGATACGACTTTGGCCATGTATGAGATTTTGAAGGCCGGTGGATTTACCAACGGAGGCTTGAACTTTGATGCTAAAGTGCGTCGTCCGTCATTTACCCCGGAAGATATTGCTTATGCTTATATTTTGGGCATGGATACGTTTGCCTTAGGCTTGATTAAGGCGCAACAGCTGATTGAGGATGGCAGAATTGATCGTTTCGTAGCGGAAAAATATGCTAGTTATAAGTCGGGCATCGGTGCTGAAATCTTGAGTGGTAAAACCGGTTTGCCGGAATTGGAGGCTTACGCATTGAAGAAAGGCGAGCCTAAGTTGTATAGTGGGCGGCAGGAATATCTTGAAAGTGTCGTTAATAACGTAATTTTCAACGGAAATCTTTGA
- a CDS encoding ABC transporter permease encodes MWDMLSMIFTTDLFFSVLRITAPILLATLAALICEKAGISNIGLEGTMMIAALAGSLGAYYSGSWLVGLILAIVAGMLVSAVMGFFAFNLKTDIILTGTAINMLGSGGTLFLIKVITGWTEGQQYASTNGMINQGLQIPTINIPLLKDIPYLGEIFSGHSLLTYVTFILVFLVWVMLYKTPLGLNIRSVGENPNAASSVGISITRIHYVAIILAGALAGMGGAFMSMYYAIGWSLDMVAGRGFIALAACAMGNNEPVGGMFASLIFGFAQAVGIKFSAVGVDSNLVSPIPYIVTILGLVIFAVKSIRKAKRKQAANALEDKGNVASGKEATDK; translated from the coding sequence ATGTGGGACATGTTGTCAATGATTTTTACTACTGATCTTTTCTTCTCCGTTTTGCGGATCACCGCTCCGATTTTGTTGGCTACCTTGGCGGCTTTGATATGTGAAAAGGCCGGCATCTCCAACATCGGCTTGGAAGGAACGATGATGATAGCGGCCCTGGCTGGTTCCTTGGGAGCCTATTATTCTGGCAGTTGGCTGGTCGGCCTGATTTTGGCGATCGTGGCCGGGATGCTGGTGAGCGCGGTGATGGGCTTTTTTGCGTTCAATCTAAAAACAGATATTATTTTAACCGGTACGGCGATAAATATGCTCGGCTCAGGCGGTACGCTGTTTTTGATTAAGGTGATAACCGGCTGGACGGAAGGCCAACAATATGCCTCCACCAACGGAATGATCAATCAGGGCTTGCAAATCCCGACGATTAATATTCCTTTGCTGAAAGATATCCCTTATCTTGGCGAGATTTTCTCCGGGCATTCACTTTTGACCTATGTTACTTTCATCCTCGTTTTTTTGGTCTGGGTCATGCTTTATAAAACGCCGCTCGGCTTAAACATTCGCTCGGTGGGCGAAAATCCGAATGCTGCGTCTTCGGTGGGAATCAGTATAACGCGGATCCATTATGTGGCGATTATTTTGGCCGGTGCTTTGGCCGGCATGGGTGGGGCATTTATGTCGATGTATTATGCGATTGGTTGGTCGCTCGACATGGTGGCCGGGCGTGGCTTCATCGCCTTGGCGGCTTGTGCTATGGGAAATAATGAGCCGGTCGGCGGCATGTTTGCTTCGCTTATCTTCGGTTTTGCTCAAGCGGTCGGCATTAAATTTTCGGCAGTGGGCGTGGACTCTAACCTCGTTTCTCCGATCCCGTACATTGTGACTATTTTGGGTCTGGTAATATTCGCAGTAAAATCTATTCGCAAAGCAAAACGTAAGCAGGCGGCCAATGCCCTTGAAGACAAAGGTAATGTGGCTTCGGGTAAAGAAGCTACAGATAAATAG
- the nhaC gene encoding Na+/H+ antiporter NhaC, producing the protein MKAKEKKVPTVFQASIPILSMLIILGVGIGGFGLPAEPLIVLATVVSGGVAIGLGYSYAEIMQSIAEKIAKVWGALLILVIVGFMIGAWMLGGTIPMLIYYGLKLISPQFLALTAFVVSAIVSVMTGTSWGSAGTIGVAFMGVAIGMDANLALVAGAVVSGAYFGDKLSPLSDTTNLASAVCGVDLYQHVYNQLWTTGASAIVACVFYGILGHVSAGGNVSVPETVQTLMGTLDKMFSWNVFFLIPLIVVLVGSTMRKPTIPVMLLASLIALINAAIFQGASFKNIVDVTLNGFNVSMLGFDKAAVAPDLVRLMHRGGMMAMMNTLLIAVCAISFAGTMTVTGALDVLVAKLLTKIRGTFQLVAATIVTCLVTTGVTSNGQVSILMPGEAFKSAYAKRGLHPKVLSRTLEDSVTCTECLIPWTAAGAYMASTLGVATLSYLPYAILNYSGMVFALIWAATGIGITKLKSEPVAVGSSEQAVK; encoded by the coding sequence ATGAAAGCAAAAGAGAAGAAGGTGCCGACGGTGTTTCAGGCAAGCATACCGATATTGAGTATGCTGATTATTCTCGGAGTCGGGATAGGGGGATTCGGGTTGCCGGCGGAGCCGCTGATTGTATTGGCCACGGTCGTTTCCGGCGGAGTTGCGATCGGCCTAGGCTATTCTTACGCGGAAATAATGCAATCAATAGCGGAAAAGATCGCTAAAGTTTGGGGTGCGCTATTGATTTTGGTTATTGTCGGTTTTATGATCGGTGCTTGGATGTTGGGCGGTACGATTCCGATGCTGATTTATTATGGCTTGAAACTGATCAGTCCGCAATTTTTGGCATTGACCGCCTTTGTCGTGTCGGCAATCGTTTCGGTGATGACCGGAACCTCGTGGGGCTCAGCCGGTACTATCGGGGTGGCTTTTATGGGCGTTGCGATTGGCATGGATGCTAATCTTGCTTTGGTTGCCGGCGCAGTGGTTTCGGGGGCGTATTTCGGCGATAAGCTGTCGCCGCTTTCGGATACGACCAACTTGGCTTCGGCCGTGTGTGGTGTCGACTTGTATCAGCACGTATACAATCAGCTGTGGACTACTGGCGCATCGGCAATCGTCGCCTGTGTCTTTTACGGAATCTTGGGACATGTAAGCGCAGGTGGAAATGTGAGTGTCCCGGAAACCGTACAAACTTTAATGGGTACATTGGACAAAATGTTCAGCTGGAACGTTTTTTTCCTCATCCCGTTGATTGTTGTTTTGGTTGGATCAACAATGCGTAAACCGACAATTCCGGTGATGTTGCTGGCTTCGCTGATTGCCTTGATTAATGCGGCGATTTTCCAAGGTGCGAGCTTTAAAAATATTGTCGATGTAACTTTAAATGGTTTCAATGTTTCTATGCTCGGCTTTGACAAGGCTGCCGTTGCTCCGGACTTGGTGCGTCTGATGCATCGGGGTGGTATGATGGCGATGATGAACACGTTGCTGATTGCTGTTTGTGCGATATCTTTTGCCGGTACGATGACCGTAACCGGGGCTTTGGACGTCTTAGTAGCCAAGTTGCTGACCAAAATTCGCGGTACTTTCCAACTGGTGGCCGCAACCATCGTTACATGTTTGGTAACTACCGGTGTGACGAGTAACGGCCAAGTTTCGATTTTGATGCCGGGAGAAGCATTCAAAAGTGCCTATGCAAAACGCGGTCTGCATCCGAAAGTCTTGTCCAGAACTTTGGAAGACTCAGTAACCTGTACGGAATGTTTAATTCCTTGGACGGCAGCCGGTGCTTATATGGCTAGCACGTTAGGTGTTGCGACCTTGAGTTACCTGCCCTATGCGATTTTGAACTACAGCGGTATGGTTTTCGCTCTGATCTGGGCGGCTACCGGCATCGGTATAACCAAGTTGAAATCTGAACCTGTGGCGGTCGGCTCGAGCGAGCAGGCAGTAAAATAA
- a CDS encoding ROK family transcriptional regulator, translating into MAERNNNEVNILSTLYVHPNLSRSDLSQRLELNKASVSEYTNKLLDTGIIRENGTGDSTNKGGRKPICLEINYRYGLCLGIDLAPDEISYILCTLNLEVVSEGTIRTAVSSANVLEQLTVIIQKAVKMAAAYTGGLLGVTLAIHGIVDETDIRFTPNYDIYKCDLHAELGKLYPGLPVYFINESNASALCEAYAQRIKNLVAVNIGRGLGAGIVLKGRVLHGVNGYAGEIGHVVIIPDGKKCNCGNRGCFERYCSDEALLEYYNSLAAKPITTIKELAERRAKKQPEAIEAIRYNLKYMALLMNHLMKTIAPEIIVINSDLAYYINNYTQTLQDMTYKTYKQNVVIRPSAFNHKSVMLGSVYLTIQEFIHAFAQFTQPASTPSR; encoded by the coding sequence ATGGCCGAAAGAAACAATAATGAAGTCAACATACTCTCCACCCTATACGTACACCCTAATTTATCTCGCTCCGATTTATCCCAAAGATTGGAGTTAAATAAGGCGTCAGTTTCGGAATATACCAATAAGCTTTTAGACACCGGCATCATCCGAGAAAACGGGACTGGAGATTCCACTAACAAAGGTGGGCGCAAACCAATCTGTCTGGAAATAAATTACCGTTACGGCCTGTGCCTGGGCATAGATTTGGCCCCGGACGAGATATCATATATCCTGTGCACATTGAATTTAGAAGTCGTGTCGGAAGGCACAATTAGGACGGCGGTTTCGTCTGCGAACGTACTTGAACAGCTCACGGTCATTATTCAAAAAGCGGTTAAAATGGCGGCGGCTTATACAGGCGGCTTGCTGGGCGTGACTTTAGCCATCCACGGTATTGTTGATGAAACAGATATAAGATTTACACCAAACTATGACATATATAAATGTGATTTACATGCCGAGCTCGGCAAACTTTATCCGGGACTACCCGTTTATTTTATTAACGAATCGAATGCGTCGGCGTTGTGTGAAGCCTATGCTCAGCGCATAAAAAATTTGGTGGCGGTTAATATAGGCCGAGGGTTGGGTGCCGGAATTGTTTTAAAGGGGCGAGTTTTGCATGGAGTAAACGGTTATGCCGGAGAAATAGGGCATGTCGTGATTATTCCGGACGGCAAGAAGTGCAATTGCGGCAATCGAGGCTGTTTTGAACGTTATTGTTCAGATGAAGCACTGCTTGAATACTACAATTCTCTCGCCGCCAAACCGATAACCACGATCAAAGAATTGGCCGAGCGCAGGGCAAAAAAGCAACCGGAAGCCATTGAAGCTATTCGCTATAATTTAAAATATATGGCTTTGCTAATGAATCACCTGATGAAAACGATTGCCCCGGAAATTATAGTGATCAACAGCGATTTGGCTTATTACATCAATAATTATACCCAGACATTGCAGGATATGACGTATAAGACCTACAAACAAAATGTGGTCATTCGCCCGTCCGCATTCAATCACAAGTCGGTTATGCTCGGTTCGGTTTATCTGACAATTCAGGAATTTATCCACGCCTTTGCTCAATTTACCCAGCCTGCAAGTACTCCGTCTCGTTAA
- a CDS encoding nucleoside phosphorylase, whose translation MLQPHIKLDSLHGANSAILPGDPGRLDHIKEYLNDVQELAYNREFRSLSGTYHGVKVIALSTGIGGSSTAIAIEELYALGIKRLIRIGSCGALQPGIAIGDLIIATGAVRDDGTSKAYIDPIFPAVSDFSLIQHCRDYAIEQNWAHHLGIVHSHESFYIDDNAAQEKKWSKTGVLGADMETAALLTVSRLRRIKACSILNNVVVYGQDTAAAINDYVDAAAMCLQGEGREIQLALEAIRRDTAGISQE comes from the coding sequence ATGCTACAACCACATATAAAACTCGACAGTTTGCACGGGGCTAATTCAGCCATATTGCCGGGCGATCCCGGCCGCCTCGACCATATCAAAGAATACCTCAATGACGTGCAAGAACTAGCCTATAACCGCGAATTTCGCTCTCTCAGCGGTACTTATCACGGTGTCAAAGTAATCGCCTTATCAACCGGCATTGGCGGCTCATCTACCGCCATCGCCATCGAAGAATTATACGCTCTCGGCATCAAAAGACTTATCCGCATCGGCTCATGCGGAGCTCTGCAACCCGGCATCGCCATCGGCGATCTGATCATCGCCACCGGGGCGGTACGCGACGACGGCACGTCCAAAGCCTATATAGACCCAATTTTTCCAGCGGTAAGCGATTTTTCTCTGATACAGCATTGCCGAGACTACGCCATCGAACAAAACTGGGCGCACCACCTCGGGATTGTTCACAGCCACGAAAGCTTTTATATTGATGATAATGCCGCTCAAGAAAAAAAGTGGTCGAAAACCGGCGTTCTGGGCGCAGACATGGAAACCGCCGCTCTGCTGACAGTAAGCCGACTACGCCGCATAAAAGCCTGCTCCATTTTAAACAATGTTGTTGTCTATGGCCAAGATACGGCCGCTGCTATCAATGATTACGTCGATGCCGCCGCCATGTGCCTGCAGGGGGAAGGGCGGGAAATTCAGCTGGCGTTGGAAGCAATTAGGCGCGATACAGCCGGCATCAGCCAAGAATGA
- a CDS encoding nucleoside hydrolase: MKKIPVWIDTDTGVDDAAALLVACRLPEIEIVGVSAVNGNTNLANTYRNSRDVLALAGREDIPVYKGAAEPLVVLAESADDFHGRNGLGDVTLPPSPAPHQTTEAGEALRQALQKYGRELRLVAVGPLTNIARLLLKHPDVAENIGELLIMGGAVNGGNVTPSAEFNIYADPEAAEIVFKSGIQIKMFGLDATTEAYFTPEEFATMTEKANPITSFLQGATGRAWKYYNEGYAKGLILHDICPVIYLADPEMFTLQQAGVRVECCGRLTLGKTVCDLYSDFKFSKRNCLVATSVRRERFVAKVREVIALY, translated from the coding sequence ATGAAAAAAATACCTGTTTGGATCGATACGGATACCGGAGTTGATGATGCGGCGGCACTTCTGGTTGCCTGCCGTTTGCCGGAAATTGAGATTGTCGGCGTTTCGGCGGTAAATGGAAATACAAATCTAGCCAACACTTACCGCAATTCACGTGACGTTTTAGCGTTGGCCGGTCGAGAGGATATCCCGGTATACAAAGGAGCGGCGGAGCCTTTGGTAGTACTTGCGGAATCCGCCGACGACTTTCACGGCAGAAACGGCTTAGGCGATGTGACCTTGCCGCCCAGTCCTGCACCGCATCAGACGACAGAAGCCGGGGAGGCTTTGCGGCAAGCTTTACAGAAATACGGCCGAGAACTGCGCCTGGTGGCGGTCGGTCCACTTACCAATATTGCTCGGCTGCTGCTGAAACACCCTGATGTCGCTGAAAATATCGGCGAATTGCTAATTATGGGTGGAGCTGTTAACGGCGGCAACGTGACCCCAAGTGCTGAGTTTAATATATATGCTGATCCCGAAGCGGCCGAGATTGTTTTTAAATCCGGCATCCAGATAAAAATGTTCGGGCTTGACGCTACAACGGAGGCTTATTTCACCCCGGAAGAGTTCGCGACCATGACGGAAAAAGCCAATCCAATCACTTCATTTTTGCAAGGAGCGACTGGCCGGGCGTGGAAATATTATAACGAAGGGTACGCAAAGGGCTTGATTTTGCACGATATTTGCCCGGTTATTTATTTAGCTGATCCGGAGATGTTTACTTTGCAACAAGCCGGGGTGCGGGTTGAATGTTGTGGTCGATTGACTTTGGGCAAGACCGTTTGTGACCTTTATAGCGACTTTAAGTTCAGCAAACGAAATTGTTTGGTCGCCACGTCTGTGCGGCGCGAGCGGTTCGTGGCTAAGGTGCGAGAGGTTATCGCGCTTTATTGA
- a CDS encoding nucleoside hydrolase: protein MKIKNVPKPIILDGDPGHDDAIAWVLAKAIPELEIKAITTVAGNQSLAKVTLNARKIAALIGFHGPIAAGAAHPLTADPVTAGNFHGDSGLDGIELPEPKMEISPLSAPELMAAVLRAADTEITIVATGPLTNVATFLLLYPELKAKIGRIALMGGGIRNGNWTAAAEFNFFEDPEAAAIVFRSGIPITMAGLDVTEQAVITPDDIDVIAKIDNAVSRVVTAWLKFFILHHQNLGLPGLLLHDPCALLSLTVPELFEARPAYVEVECTGIYTRGTCVARWRDLFNGKKAVGIEKSVLDGAALSPVDVLVKLDRPAFIREICALLRTYN, encoded by the coding sequence ATGAAAATAAAAAACGTACCTAAACCAATAATTTTAGACGGTGATCCGGGTCATGACGATGCGATTGCCTGGGTGTTGGCTAAAGCAATTCCTGAACTGGAAATTAAAGCAATCACCACGGTTGCCGGTAACCAAAGCTTAGCTAAAGTTACACTGAATGCAAGAAAGATTGCCGCCTTAATCGGCTTTCACGGGCCTATCGCGGCCGGCGCGGCGCATCCGTTGACCGCCGACCCGGTTACGGCCGGAAACTTTCACGGCGACAGTGGCCTTGACGGGATCGAGTTGCCGGAGCCGAAAATGGAAATTTCTCCTCTCAGTGCGCCGGAGCTGATGGCGGCTGTCCTGCGCGCCGCTGACACCGAAATTACCATTGTGGCAACCGGTCCGTTGACTAATGTCGCCACTTTTTTGTTGCTGTATCCTGAGCTAAAAGCCAAAATCGGCCGAATCGCTCTCATGGGCGGCGGCATTAGAAATGGTAATTGGACGGCGGCGGCAGAATTCAACTTTTTTGAAGATCCGGAAGCGGCGGCAATCGTGTTCCGTTCTGGTATCCCGATTACCATGGCCGGGCTTGATGTAACTGAACAGGCTGTGATCACCCCTGATGATATCGATGTCATAGCGAAAATTGACAATGCGGTAAGTAGAGTGGTAACTGCGTGGCTGAAATTTTTTATCTTGCATCATCAGAATCTCGGACTGCCCGGTTTGCTTTTGCATGATCCATGCGCTCTGCTCAGTCTCACCGTCCCGGAGTTGTTTGAAGCAAGGCCGGCCTATGTGGAGGTTGAGTGTACCGGAATCTACACCCGGGGAACCTGTGTCGCGCGGTGGCGAGATTTGTTTAACGGAAAAAAGGCGGTCGGGATTGAAAAATCTGTCCTCGATGGCGCGGCATTGAGCCCAGTGGATGTGTTGGTCAAACTTGATCGTCCGGCTTTTATCCGAGAGATTTGCGCATTATTAAGGACGTATAACTGA
- a CDS encoding MalY/PatB family protein, with the protein MFTEIVDRKNTNSAKWDELIQDTGEPDIIPLTVADMDFKTAPEIVKATAAQADHGIYGYTNVSKDYLSLTRKWIVDHYFWQPEVEEIVFCPRIINALAQIVQNFTNQDDKVLIFTPLYDPIQSIVKLNDRNLIHTSLVLRNNRYEIDFADLENKLRSGVKLMIVVSPHNPTGRVWQEKEIEKIVALAKKYNVLIFADEVHADFVWEGKFTSFGKFLPVYDQMMIGVSPAKTFNIPGIEAAAVVIKNTALRERFIHCLRKSGFHNPNFFCNAAVEAAYGKGEEWLARVKTVILENRRLAIDFINNNMRPCRVVPGEGTFLLWVDYTKLNISEEALKEKFIHEAKVACSMGKGFGPEGAGFFRINIAQPYALLKVALKKISEVIEEVRV; encoded by the coding sequence ATGTTTACTGAAATTGTTGATCGTAAGAATACGAATTCCGCCAAATGGGACGAACTGATCCAAGATACCGGCGAGCCTGATATTATTCCGTTGACTGTGGCGGACATGGACTTCAAAACAGCTCCGGAAATTGTTAAAGCGACAGCAGCGCAAGCCGATCACGGAATTTATGGCTACACTAATGTAAGCAAAGATTATCTGTCACTTACGCGGAAATGGATTGTGGACCATTATTTTTGGCAGCCGGAAGTCGAGGAAATTGTTTTTTGTCCGCGAATAATCAACGCCTTGGCTCAGATTGTACAAAATTTTACGAATCAAGATGATAAGGTACTGATTTTTACGCCGCTTTATGACCCGATTCAAAGCATTGTTAAACTAAACGACCGTAATTTGATTCATACCTCACTGGTTTTGCGAAACAACCGTTATGAGATTGATTTTGCCGATTTGGAAAATAAGCTGCGTTCCGGCGTTAAGCTGATGATTGTGGTTTCTCCACATAATCCTACCGGGAGAGTTTGGCAGGAAAAAGAGATAGAGAAAATAGTTGCTTTAGCAAAAAAATATAATGTGCTTATTTTTGCTGATGAAGTTCATGCCGACTTTGTGTGGGAAGGTAAGTTTACAAGTTTTGGTAAATTTTTGCCTGTTTATGATCAAATGATGATAGGAGTGTCGCCGGCTAAGACATTCAATATTCCGGGTATCGAAGCGGCTGCGGTTGTAATAAAAAACACGGCCTTGCGTGAGAGATTTATCCACTGCCTGCGCAAGTCCGGCTTTCACAATCCTAATTTTTTCTGCAATGCAGCTGTTGAAGCGGCTTACGGGAAAGGCGAAGAATGGCTGGCGCGGGTTAAAACGGTGATTCTGGAGAATCGTCGTCTGGCGATCGATTTTATAAACAATAATATGCGGCCGTGCAGGGTGGTTCCGGGGGAAGGAACATTTTTGCTGTGGGTCGACTATACAAAGCTTAACATTTCTGAAGAAGCGTTGAAGGAAAAATTTATTCATGAGGCTAAGGTTGCCTGTTCTATGGGTAAGGGTTTCGGGCCGGAGGGGGCCGGCTTCTTCAGAATAAATATTGCCCAACCGTATGCGTTGTTAAAAGTTGCTCTCAAAAAAATCAGTGAGGTAATAGAGGAGGTAAGAGTATGA
- a CDS encoding aldose 1-epimerase, producing the protein MQEYTIQNDYIALSVLDYGLRIKEIFLKPIQQNAVLAYAENSEYLQEVNFLGATIGPNANRIKDGKFSIAGTEWNWEKNDGANNLHSGKYGLHLKYWHCSVIENRIHAKYFQEIPFMCEYEAVFSLNNSQIEVEYFAVPDAPALINMTNHSYFHLDAAATVLDYQLKLAADFYTPRTADGIPTGEIRSVAGTALDFREYKTISTMLAAARQTGLTKEGFDHNLLVASKGFRLLASVLTSRVKLDIFSDAPGFQFYTAENLISHGRRTPYKGLCIEPQYIPNSINCSYLKQPVFTGAQPFHQKTVYAFEFPDTGSEHLYGTERN; encoded by the coding sequence ATGCAAGAATATACCATCCAAAATGACTATATTGCTTTGTCGGTATTAGACTATGGATTGCGCATAAAAGAAATTTTTTTGAAGCCGATTCAACAAAATGCTGTTTTAGCTTACGCGGAAAATTCCGAATATTTACAGGAAGTCAATTTTCTAGGTGCGACAATCGGTCCCAATGCTAACCGTATAAAGGACGGTAAGTTTTCCATTGCCGGCACTGAATGGAATTGGGAGAAAAATGATGGGGCCAATAATCTGCACAGCGGGAAATACGGTCTTCACTTAAAATATTGGCACTGCAGTGTTATCGAAAACCGTATACATGCCAAATATTTCCAAGAAATACCGTTTATGTGTGAATATGAAGCTGTATTCAGTTTGAATAACTCGCAAATTGAAGTGGAATATTTTGCCGTGCCAGACGCTCCTGCCCTGATAAACATGACGAATCACAGTTATTTCCACCTTGATGCGGCGGCGACGGTGCTGGATTATCAACTGAAGCTGGCGGCCGATTTCTACACTCCCCGCACTGCTGATGGCATTCCTACCGGTGAAATACGTAGTGTGGCCGGCACGGCACTCGATTTCCGCGAATATAAAACCATTAGCACGATGCTGGCAGCGGCTCGCCAAACCGGTCTGACAAAAGAAGGTTTTGACCACAATCTGCTTGTAGCGAGCAAGGGATTCCGCTTGTTGGCAAGTGTTTTGACCTCACGGGTTAAGCTAGATATTTTTTCCGACGCCCCCGGTTTTCAATTTTACACAGCTGAAAATTTAATCAGTCACGGTAGACGCACGCCATATAAAGGGCTTTGCATCGAACCGCAATACATACCGAACAGCATCAATTGTAGTTATTTGAAACAACCCGTATTCACGGGTGCTCAGCCATTTCATCAAAAAACTGTCTATGCTTTTGAATTTCCTGATACTGGCAGCGAGCATTTGTATGGGACAGAACGCAATTAA